In one Parambassis ranga chromosome 6, fParRan2.1, whole genome shotgun sequence genomic region, the following are encoded:
- the LOC114437050 gene encoding SIN3-HDAC complex-associated factor-like: MFGFHKPKMYRSLDGCCICRAKSSSSRFTDSKRYEKDFRSCFGLSETRSGEICNACVLLVKRWKKLPVGTKKNWNHVVDARGGPSLKITSRPKKIKSISKKARPSQISRLQKELKRHNSDAHSTTSSASPAQSPSYSNLSDDGSDTELSPGSSRSPVFSFLDLTYWKRQKVCCGIIYKGRFGEVLIDPHLFKPCCRNKQRQQQQQQQEEEEEEEEDDEEEEEVEVEEGQVGVQKSQTEAEVKEMQMCEGNTAPAPLSMATAPTRSEVVV, translated from the exons ATGTTTGGCTTTCACAAGCCGAAAATGTACAGGAGTTTGGACGGCTGCTGCATCTGCCGCGCAAAGTCATCCAGCTCCCGTTTCACTGACAGCAAACGGTACGAGAAGGACTTCAGGAGCTGCTTTGG ACTGAGTGAAACGCGATCTGGAGAAATCTGTAACGCCTGCGTGCTTCTTGTGAAACGATGGAAAAAGCTTCCTGTGGGAACCAAGAAAAACTGGAACCAC GTTGTTGATGCCAGAGGAGGTCCTAGTCTCAAGATAACTTCAAGACCCAAGAAGATAAAATCCATCTCTAAGAAAGCACGGCCGAGCCAGATCAGCCGGCTCCAGAAAGAGCTGAagagacaca ACTCAGATGCCCACAGCACCACCTCCAGTGCCTCTCCAGCTCAGTCCCCCAGCTACAGCAACCTGTCAGATGACGGCTCTGACACTGAGCTCAGCCCAGGATCCAGCCGCTCCCCGGTCTTCTCATTCCTGGACCTGACCTACTGGAAGAG GCAAAAGGTGTGCTGTGGAATAATCTACAAGGGTCGATTTGGAGAGGTGCTCATTGACCCCCATCTGTTCAAACCATGCTGCCGCAACAAGCAacgacaacagcagcaacagcaacaagaggaagaggaggaggaggaggaggatgacgaagaggaggaagaggtggaggtggaggagggtcaGGTGGGTGTGCAAAAATCCCAGACGGAGGCGGAAGTGAAGGAGATGCAGATGTGCGAGGGAAACACTGCACCTGCTCCACTGAGCATGGCCACAGCTCCAACCAGGAGCGAGGTGgtggtataa